From a single Mesorhizobium shangrilense genomic region:
- a CDS encoding amino acid ABC transporter permease: protein MTLQRASGAVRVDVGALSQRSYRIVRLKHVGRWVGALVVVAALALLVQAFAHGQIHWATVGEFLTAGVIVRGFGNTLLISFFAMIIGVSLGTLFAIMRLSANPVTRFVAWLYVWVFRGTPVMLQLLIWFNIALVFPRLVIPGLYEARMVDVVTPFVAALLGLGINEGAYMTEVVRGGISSVDHGQTEAAKTLGMSRFQTLRRIILPQAMRLIIPVMGNSAIGMLKFSSLAAAISMGEMLNAAQQIYFINGAVIELLFVCGIWYLAGTTVLSIVQYYIEQHFGRGVAGAPAKFSFRMPFRNNTPLSGGVEESKA, encoded by the coding sequence ATGACACTCCAACGTGCCTCCGGCGCGGTGCGCGTCGATGTCGGGGCGCTCAGCCAGCGCAGCTACAGGATCGTGCGGCTGAAGCATGTCGGGCGCTGGGTTGGCGCGCTGGTAGTGGTCGCGGCACTTGCGCTCTTGGTGCAGGCTTTCGCGCATGGGCAGATCCACTGGGCGACGGTGGGCGAGTTCCTGACGGCCGGCGTCATCGTGCGCGGCTTTGGCAACACGCTGCTCATCTCGTTCTTCGCCATGATCATCGGCGTGTCGCTGGGCACGCTGTTTGCCATCATGCGGCTGTCGGCCAATCCGGTCACCCGCTTCGTCGCCTGGCTCTATGTCTGGGTGTTCCGGGGCACGCCGGTGATGCTGCAGCTGTTGATCTGGTTCAACATCGCGCTGGTGTTTCCGCGGCTGGTCATTCCCGGCCTCTACGAGGCGCGCATGGTCGATGTCGTCACGCCGTTCGTCGCCGCACTGCTGGGGCTCGGCATCAATGAGGGCGCCTACATGACCGAGGTGGTGCGCGGCGGCATCTCGTCGGTCGACCACGGCCAGACGGAAGCCGCCAAGACGCTGGGCATGTCGCGCTTCCAGACGCTGCGGCGCATCATCTTGCCGCAGGCCATGCGGCTGATCATCCCGGTGATGGGCAATTCGGCCATCGGCATGCTGAAATTCTCCTCGCTCGCCGCCGCCATCTCGATGGGCGAGATGCTGAACGCCGCGCAGCAGATCTATTTCATCAACGGCGCGGTCATCGAGCTGCTGTTCGTCTGCGGCATCTGGTACCTCGCCGGCACCACCGTGCTCAGCATCGTCCAGTACTATATCGAGCAGCATTTTGGGCGCGGCGTGGCCGGCGCGCCGGCGAAATTCTCCTTCCGAATGCCGTTCAGGAACAACACGCCCCTGTCGGGCGGCGTCGAGGAGTCCAAGGCATGA
- a CDS encoding ABC transporter substrate-binding protein, with protein sequence MTTSTAATISRILAGAMVSLSVLASAAHAGTDDKLRAMLPAKVRDSGALNIAISLAYPPMEYSNAGSTDLKGADIDMAKEVADRLGLKVNFQNVEFPQLITSVTTGRADMIWTAFSDLTARQTQLDFIDYFQTGNQLYSMVKNQDTIKSVKDLCGKSVAVATGTSWVGTVEQLGKATCTEGAPLTVLQLPTEAEHILQMKQDRAQASIMGFEGVLELQQQKPGEFYTIGDLLEPGHYGIAFAKDSGDLRGAVKATLEAMKADGSYVAILDRYGLKNAAVPEFTVNAGR encoded by the coding sequence ATGACGACTTCCACCGCCGCGACCATCTCGCGGATCCTCGCCGGCGCCATGGTTTCGCTCAGCGTACTGGCATCGGCCGCCCACGCCGGCACCGACGACAAGCTGCGCGCCATGCTGCCGGCCAAGGTGCGCGACAGCGGCGCCTTGAACATCGCCATCAGCCTTGCCTATCCGCCGATGGAATATTCCAACGCCGGCTCCACCGACCTCAAGGGCGCCGACATCGACATGGCCAAGGAAGTCGCCGACCGTCTCGGGCTGAAGGTGAATTTCCAGAATGTCGAGTTTCCGCAGCTGATCACCTCGGTGACCACCGGCCGCGCCGACATGATCTGGACCGCGTTCTCCGATCTCACCGCGCGCCAGACGCAGCTCGATTTCATCGACTATTTCCAGACCGGCAACCAGCTCTATTCGATGGTGAAGAACCAGGACACCATCAAGTCGGTGAAGGATCTGTGCGGCAAGTCCGTCGCGGTGGCCACCGGCACCAGCTGGGTGGGCACGGTCGAGCAACTGGGCAAGGCAACCTGCACCGAAGGCGCGCCGCTAACGGTGCTGCAACTGCCGACCGAGGCCGAGCACATCCTGCAGATGAAGCAGGACCGCGCGCAGGCCTCCATCATGGGCTTCGAGGGCGTCCTCGAACTGCAGCAGCAGAAGCCGGGCGAGTTCTACACGATCGGCGACCTGCTCGAGCCCGGCCATTACGGCATTGCTTTTGCCAAGGATTCTGGTGATTTGCGTGGGGCGGTCAAGGCAACGTTGGAGGCCATGAAGGCAGACGGCAGCTATGTCGCGATCCTCGACCGCTATGGCTTGAAAAACGCCGCCGTGCCGGAATTCACCGTCAACGCCGGCAGGTAA
- a CDS encoding amino acid ABC transporter ATP-binding protein translates to MTTIVKAINIHKKYGAHQVLRGVDFEVANGEVLCILGPSGGGKSTLLRCINHLEDLDDGVVWVDGEIIGYELKGNTLHELPPRRLRLQQREIGMVFQHFNLFPHMTALENVIEGPVTVRKEPKAQAEARGRELLASVGLADHCGAYPAQLSGGQKQRVAIARSLAMKPKIMLFDEPTSALDPELVGEVLDVMRQLAATGTTMIVVTHEIAFARDVADRVAIMVDGEIREMGPPAEVLANPKDARVRSFLSRVLA, encoded by the coding sequence ATGACCACCATCGTCAAGGCCATCAACATCCACAAGAAGTACGGCGCGCACCAGGTGCTGCGCGGCGTCGACTTCGAGGTCGCCAATGGCGAGGTGCTGTGCATCCTCGGCCCTTCCGGCGGCGGCAAGAGCACGCTTCTGCGCTGCATCAACCATCTGGAAGACCTCGACGACGGCGTCGTCTGGGTCGATGGCGAGATCATCGGCTACGAGCTCAAGGGCAACACACTGCACGAACTGCCGCCGCGCCGGCTGCGCTTGCAGCAGCGCGAGATCGGCATGGTGTTCCAGCACTTCAACCTGTTTCCGCACATGACGGCGCTGGAAAACGTCATCGAAGGGCCGGTCACCGTGCGCAAGGAGCCGAAGGCGCAGGCCGAGGCGCGGGGGCGGGAGCTTTTGGCCTCCGTCGGGCTCGCCGACCATTGCGGCGCCTATCCGGCGCAGCTTTCGGGCGGCCAGAAGCAGCGCGTGGCGATCGCGCGGTCGCTGGCCATGAAGCCCAAGATCATGCTGTTCGACGAGCCGACCTCGGCGCTCGACCCCGAGCTGGTCGGCGAGGTGCTGGATGTGATGCGCCAGCTTGCCGCCACCGGCACGACGATGATCGTCGTCACCCACGAGATAGCCTTTGCCCGCGATGTCGCCGACCGCGTCGCGATCATGGTCGACGGCGAAATCCGCGAAATGGGCCCGCCGGCCGAAGTGCTGGCGAACCCCAAGGACGCAAGGGTGCGCAGCTTCCTCAGCCGCGTGCTCGCCTGA